The following are encoded in a window of Castanea sativa cultivar Marrone di Chiusa Pesio chromosome 9, ASM4071231v1 genomic DNA:
- the LOC142609931 gene encoding cytochrome P450 94C1-like, which yields MEIEDSWFLQFLHACFYFLALCFLIFPPLLYLARLKPWCNCEICHTYLTSSWSKQFDNLCDWYAHLLKNSPSKTIHIHVLGNTITANPNNVEYMLKTRFENYPKGKPFSMILGDFLGRGIFNVDGDLWRFQRKMASLELNKYSIRSFAFEIVNYEIKTRLVPLLSLVGSKKDGVLDLQDVFRRFSFDCICRFSFGLDPRCLELSLPMSEFADSFDLASKLSAERAMTVSPLVWKIKRVFNIGSEKKLKEAVSMINVLAQEVIKQKRRMGFFTHKDLLSRFMSSVDDDTYLRDIVISFLLAGRDTVASALTSLFWLLAKHPHVESAIRVEADRVIGANKELTSFEELRELHYLQAAVYESMRLYPPIQFDSKFCQKDDVLPDGTFVRKGTRVTYHPYAMGRIKEIWGFDCLQFKPERWLKDGIFFPENPFKYPVFQAGLRVCLGKEMALVELKCVALSLLRKFQIDLATPSHTPRFSPGLTASFSGGLQVLVRERETPL from the coding sequence ATGGAGATTGAAGATTCCTGGTTCTTGCAGTTTCTTCATGCCTGCTTTTACTTTCTTGCACTTTGTTTTCTTATCTTTCCTCCCTTGCTATACTTAGCTAGACTAAAGCCTTGGTGCAACTGTGAAATATGTCATACTTATCTCACGTCAAGTTGGTCCAAACAATTTGATAACCTTTGTGATTGGTATGCTCATCTTCTAAAAAACTCTCCAAGCAAAACCATCCACATACATGTTCTTGGAAACACAATCACAGCCAACCCCAATAACGTTGAGTACATGCTTAAAACAAGGTTTGAAAATTACCCAAAAGGCAAACCCTTTTCCATGATCTTAGGTGACTTTCTGGGTCGAGGTATATTCAACGTGGACGGTGACTTATGGAGGTTCCAAAGAAAGATGGCGAGTCTAGAGCTCAACAAGTACTCCATAAGATCGTTTGCGTTCGAGATTGTCAATTACGAGATCAAAACCCGGCTTGTCCCACTTTTATCCTTAGTTGGAAGCAAAAAAGATGGGGTTTTGGATTTACAGGACGTGTTTCGAAGATTCTCCTTTGATTGTATATGCCGATTCTCATTTGGGTTAGACCCCAGGTGCCTAGAGTTGTCACTACCCATGTCTGAATTTGCTGATTCCTTTGACCTTGCATCGAAATTGTCAGCTGAGAGAGCCATGACTGTGTCCCCACTTGTATGGAAGATCAAAAGGGTGTTCAATATAGGTAGTGAGAAGAAATTAAAGGAAGCTGTTAGCATGATCAATGTTTTGGCACAAGAAGTAATAAAGCAAAAGCGCAGAATGGGATTTTTCACTCATAAAGACCTTTTGTCGAGGTTCATGAGTAGTGTTGACGATGATACATATTTGAGAGACATCGTTATAAGCTTCTTATTAGCTGGGCGGGACACGGTTGCATCAGCCTTGACTAGCTTGTTTTGGCTTTTGGCAAAGCACCCCCACGTGGAGTCAGCAATCAGGGTTGAGGCAGACCGAGTCATCGGAGCAAATAAGGAGCTCACAAGCTTTGAGGAGCTACGAGAGCTTCATTACTTACAAGCAGCAGTGTATGAGAGTATGAGACTCTATCCTCCTATACAGTTTGATTCAAAGTTTTGTCAAAaagatgatgtccttcctgaTGGGACTTTTGTGAGGAAAGGCACTAGGGTTACCTATCATCCTTACGCAATGGGTCGGATTAAAGAAATTTGGGGTTTTGATTGCTTACAATTCAAGCCAGAAAGATGGTTGAAAGATGGAATATTTTTCCCAGAAAACCCTTTTAAGTACCCAGTTTTTCAAGCTGGACTCAGGGTCTGTTTGGGAAAAGAAATGGCTCTAGTGGAGCTCAAATGTGTAGCACTTTCATTGCTTCGAAAATTCCAAATCGACTTAGCTACACCAAGCCACACGCCACGGTTCTCTCCTGGGCTCACAGCCTCATTTAGTGGCGGATTACAGGTTTTGGTACGAGAAAGAGAAACACCTTTGTAA